The following coding sequences lie in one Bacteroidota bacterium genomic window:
- a CDS encoding GWxTD domain-containing protein yields MRINFLVGKMNVKAVTPRSYYLRITITDLNRNISVASGMEIEKDNDLNRQNFLVKSKATEAPLFHNYFKLNEELVISYKAKMAVTLFVRYYKREFPLAAPPFSITDPKPFMYKADSLFTIQLDQQGNANFSTSKKGFYHFQLDTTKRIGLTLFNFSETFPEIKKAEDLIPPLRFITSKQEYDELLASPNPKAAVEKFWMNCTGNQDRAKEIIRKYYNREKDANLFFTSYIEGWKTDRGMIYLIYGAPNVIYRTAYAETWTYGEVNNINSLSYSFSKVDNPFTDNDYILERSAVYKQNWGIAVDIWRQGRTYLQD; encoded by the coding sequence ATGCGAATAAATTTTTTGGTCGGTAAAATGAATGTAAAGGCAGTTACTCCAAGGAGTTATTATTTACGCATAACCATAACGGATTTAAACCGAAATATCAGTGTTGCGAGCGGAATGGAAATTGAAAAAGATAACGATTTAAATCGACAAAATTTTTTGGTGAAATCCAAAGCAACAGAGGCGCCTCTTTTTCATAACTACTTTAAGCTAAATGAAGAACTGGTAATCAGTTACAAAGCAAAAATGGCCGTTACACTTTTTGTAAGATATTACAAGAGAGAATTCCCATTGGCAGCTCCTCCGTTTTCTATTACAGATCCGAAACCTTTTATGTACAAGGCGGACAGTTTGTTTACGATTCAATTGGATCAACAAGGAAATGCAAATTTCTCTACATCAAAAAAAGGATTTTATCATTTTCAATTGGATACTACCAAAAGAATCGGATTGACGCTGTTTAATTTTTCTGAAACATTTCCTGAAATCAAGAAGGCGGAAGATCTTATTCCTCCTTTGCGTTTTATTACTTCCAAACAGGAATACGATGAACTACTTGCTAGCCCTAATCCAAAAGCTGCAGTTGAAAAATTCTGGATGAATTGCACTGGGAACCAAGATAGAGCCAAAGAAATCATTCGTAAATACTATAACCGTGAAAAAGATGCAAACCTGTTTTTTACTTCTTATATCGAAGGATGGAAAACCGATCGAGGAATGATTTATTTGATTTATGGAGCTCCGAATGTGATTTACAGAACGGCTTATGCCGAAACCTGGACATATGGAGAAGTTAATAATATCAATTCGTTGAGCTATTCGTTCTCTAAAGTAGATAATCCGTTTACAGATAATGATTATATATTGGAACGCTCTGCAGTTTATAAACAAAATTGGGGCATCGCTGTGGACATTTGGCGACAAGGCAGAACCTATTTACAAGATTAA